ACCGCGGCGACCGAGCATCTCGCCGGCACCTGCGTCGAGGCCGGGCTTGTAGTCGAAGACGACCGCGTTGTCGGTCGCGCCGATGATGACCGCGTCACCCTCGACGGCGCCCATGTCACCCAAGCGCTTCTCGACGCCCAGGCGGCTGAGCCGGTCGGCGAGGAAGCCGACGGCCTCCTCGTTGCTGAACTCCGTCTGGCGGATCCAGCGCTCGACCTTCTCGCCCTTGACGCGCCAGCCGTCGGGCGTCTCGGTGATGGTGAAGTCGTCCTGCCCGTCCACGCTGCGCGGGCGGATGATGACCCGGGCTGCCTCGGTGACCGGGCGCGCCGCACGGGCCTTGGAGACGATCTCGGCCATCGCGAAGGTCAGCTCCCGCATGCCCTCGCCCGAAGCGGCGCTGACCTCGAAGACCCGCAGGCCACGCTCGCGCAGCTCGTCGACGACGAAGCCGGCGATGTCACGGCCGTCGGGCACGTCGATCTTGTTCAGGGCGATCAGGCGGGGGCGGTCCTCGAGACCGCCGTAGCGCGCGAGCTCACTCTCCATGATCTCGAGGTCGTCGACCGGGTTGCGGCCGGGCTCGATGTTGGCGGTGTCGATCACGTGCAGCAGGGCAGCACAGCGCTCGATGTGGCGCAGGAAGTCGTGGCCGAGACCACGACCCTCAGCAGCGCCCTCGATCAGGCCCGGCACGTCGGCGACGGTGAACGTCGTGTCGCCCGCGGTCACGACGCCGAGGTTCGGGACCAGGGTCGTGAACGGGTAGTCGGCGATCTTGGGCCGCGCGCGGCTGATGCTCGCGATGAGCGAGGACTTGCCCGCGCTCGGGAAGCCGACCAGACCGATGTCCGCGACGACCTTGAGCTCGAGGCTGACCTCGACCTCCTCGCCGGGCTCACCGAGAAGGGCGAAACCGGGCGCCTTGCGCTTGGCGCTGGCCAGCGCGGCGTTGCCGAGGCCGCCGTGGCCACCGCGGGCGATGACCATCTCGGTGCCGGCGCCGGTCAGGTCCGCGAGGAAGGTGCCGTCGCGCAGGGTGACCACCGTGCCGTCAGGGACGGGCAGGATCAGGTCGGAGCCGTGGGCACCGTTCTTGTGGTCGCCAGAGCCGCCGCTGCCGTTGGTCGCGCGGCGCTTCGGGCTGTGGTGGTAGTCGATCAGCGTGGTGACGTCGGGGTCGACGCGAAGGATCACGGAGCCGCCGGGACCACCGTTGCCACCGTCAGGTCCACCGAGAGGCTTGAACTTCTCCCGGCGTACCGACGCGACGCCGTGGCCGCCACGACCTGCAGCGATGTGCAGGGTGACCTTGTCGACGAATGTCGGGACTGCCATGGGAGAGAACCTCTCGGAAAAGCAAAAGTTGGGGAAATGCGAGCAGGCGCCCCCGATTCTAGGGACGCCTGGCTCTGGAGCTGCAGTGACGCGTCAGTCACTCACCCGGGAGGATGTTCACGACACGACGGCCGCGCTTGGTGCCGAACTGCACCGCGCCGGCCACCAGTGCGAACAGGGTGTCGTCGCCACCGCGACCGACGCCCGAACCCGGGTGGAAGTGGGTGCCACGCTGGCGAACGATGATCTCGCCCGCGTTGACAGCCTGGCCGCCGAAGCGCTTGACGCCGAGGCGCTGGGAGTTGGAGTCGCGACCGTTCTTGGTGGACGCGGCGCCCTTCTTGTGTGCCATGAGTTCAGTCCCTGATTTCTCTGGAAGTTCTGGAGTACGTCGCGACGCCGTCAGGCGTTGATCGCGGTGACCTTGACCTGGGTGTACTTCTGACGGTGACCCATGCGCTTCTTGTAGCCGGTCTTGTTCTTGTACTTCTGGATGACGATCTTCGGGCCCTTGGTCCCACCGAGAACCTCGGCGGTCACGGAGGCCTTGTCGAGACCGGTCGCGGAGACCGCCTCGCCGTCGACCAGCAGGACGACCGGGAGGGTCACCGACTCACCGACAGCCGTCGTGATCAGGTCGATCTCGATGACGTCGCCCACGGCAACCTTCTGCTGCTTGGCGCCAGCGCGCACGATCGCGTACACCGCGGTCTCCTTCGGTCTCTGCTTGAAAACTTGGTCCTGGGGCTCGCCTGTTCGGGGCCGCACAGGGAAACGGCGTGCTGATGCACACCGAGGGTCAATACTACGGGTCCCGGCCCGCTCACCGCAAAACGAGAGAGCCGGGGTCCGTCGTCAGCGCTTGCGAGCGCCCTTCTTCTTGATCGGAACGTGCAGCTCGACCGGGTGCTCACCGTGCTCGGCAACCTCCGCGTCGGCGGCTGCCTCAGCGGACGGCAGCACCTCGTCGAGGGTCATCGGCGCGGGCTGGCTCGCGCCCGCTCCAGCCGGACGGGTGGCGGCACGGCGGGTGCGAGTGACGACCCGGGGCGGCTCCGGCGCGGCGACAGGCACCGCGTCGGCAGTCACGACCGGCGCAGCCACGACGATGGCCACCGGCTCGAGCGAGATGCCCGCGGTGGAACCAGCCGGGCGGCTCGCCGTACGACGGGTACGCGTGACCACTTTGGGCGACGTGTCGACCGGAGCAGGGACCTCCACCGGCGCCTCGACAACCGGCGCCTCGACCGCGGGGGCCTCGACAGCAGGCGTCTCGACAGCTGCTTCGGCTGCGGGTGCCTCCATCGGGGTGTCGGCGACAGGCGCCTCCACCTGGGCGGCGCCAGTGCCAGTCTCGGCGGGCGCCTCGGCAGCAGGCGTCTCAGGCGACTGCTCCGCGACACGACCGGCCTGACCCGCATTGCGGTTGCGATTGCGGTTGCGGCTTGGACGTTCGGCGCCAGCGGTCGACTGCTCGTCGGCGGTGGCCTCGTCCGCCTGGCTCCCGGCGCCTGCCGTGGCCTGGTTGTCGCGTGCCGCAGCGTCGCGGGCCGCAGCCTTCTGCTCGGCCTCAGCCACCTTCTCGGCGGCCTCCGCGCGGGCCTTCAGCACGTGGGCAGGGACCTCGTCGGGGTACTCCGAGACCGCCGGGGCGGGGTGCGCCTGGGCGATGTCCTTGGGGGTCGGCGTGGAGGCCTGGGCCTCACCCTGGTTGTCGCCCTGGTTGCCCTCGTTGCCGCCGCGACCGCGGTTGCGGCGGTTGCCGCTGCGCCGCTCGCCGCCACCGTCGTCGGTGCGCTTCGGCTCGATCGGCATGTCGTGCGTGATGTGTCCGCTGCCGCTGCAGTGCTCGCAGGTCTCGCTGAACGCCTCGAGCAGGCCGGTGCCGATCCGCTTGCGCGTCATCTGCACCAGACCCAGCGAGGTCACCTCGGCGACCTGGTGACGGGTGCGGTCACGACCGAGGCACTCGACCAGGCGACGCAGGACCAGGTCACGGTTCGACTCGAGCACCATGTCGATGAAGTCGACGACGATGATGCCGCCGATGTCGCGCAGCCGGAGCTGGCGCACGACCTCTTCTGCGGCCTCGAGGTTGTTCTTGGTGACCGTCTCCTCGAGGTTGCCACCGGAGCCGGTGAACTTGCCCGTGTTGACGTCGACCACGGTCATGGCCTCGGTGCGGTCGATGACCAGCGAGCCACCGGAGGGCAGCCAGACCTTGCGGTCCAGGCCCTTGGCGATCTGCTCGGAGACGCGGTAGTCAGCGAACAGGTCGCCGTCGGCGGCGTCGTACTGCTCGAGGCGCTCCTCGAGGTCCGGCGCGACGTGGGCGACGTACTGCTGGACGGTGTTCCAGGCGTCGGTGCCCTGGATGACCAGCTTGGAGAAGTCCTCGGCGAAGAGGTCGCGGACCACCTTGAGCGTGAGGTCGGGCTCGCCGTAGAGGAGCTTGGGGGCGTTGCCGATCTTGGACTGCTTCTCGATCTCTTCCCAGCGCGCCTTGAGCACCTCGACGTCGCGGGTGAGCTCGTCCTCCGAGGCACCCTCGGCGGCCGTGCGCACGATGACGCCAGCGGTGTCCGGGACGATCTCCTTGAGGAGCGTCTTCAGGCGCGAGCGCTCGGTGTCCGGGAGCTTGCGCGAGATGCCGCTGGTGGTGCCGTCGGGCACGTAGACCAGGAAGCGTCCAGCCAGGCTGACCTGGCTGGTGAGGCGGGCGCCCTTGTGGCCGACCGGGTCCTTGGTGACCTGGACGAGCACGGACTGGCCGCTGGAGAGCACCGACTCGATCTTGCGCGGCTGGCCGTCCCGGTGGCCGAGGGCCGACCAGTTGACCTCGCCGGCGTACAGGACCGCGTTGCGACCCTTGCCGATGTCGATGAACGCGGCCTCCATGGACGGGAGCACGTTCTGCACGCGGCCGACGTAGACGTTGCCGATCAGGCTGGTCTGCGACTCGCGGGCCACGTAGTGCTCGACGAGCACCTTGTCCTCGAGCACGGCGATCTGGGTGAGGTCGTCGCGCTGGCGGATCGCCATGACCCGGTCGACGGCCTCGCGGCGGGCCAGGAACTCGGCCTCGGAGACGATCGGGGCGCGGCGACGGCCGGCCTCGCGACCGTCACGACGGCGCTGCTTCTTGGCCTCGAGGCGGGTGGAGCCGGAGATCGAGGTGATCTGGTCCTCGCCCGTGCGGCTCGGGCGGACCCGGGTGACGGTGTTGGGGTCGTCGGTGTTCTGGGCGCGACCCTCGCCGTCACGGACCCGGACCCGGCGACGGCGGGTGGTGCCACCCTCGCCCTGCTCGTTGTCGTCGCCCTCCTCCGAGGCGGCGGCAGCGGCCGGGGCGGACTCGTCGTCGCCCTCCGACTCGCCTGCGTCACCGGAGTCGTTGCTCTCGCCGGGCTTGCGGCGGCGGCGACCGCCACGACGACGACGGCGGCGGGCGGCAGAGCCGGGGCCGTTCTCCGTGCCGTCCTCGTTCTCGTCGTTCTCGGTGCCGTCCTCGTTGGCGTCGGCGGCGTCCGTCTCGGCCTGGTCTGCGTCCTTCGCCTCGGCGTCGGCGGGCCTCTTCTGGCCACCACGGTTGCCCTGGCCACCCCGGTTGCCCTGGCCTCCACCCTGGCCGCCGCCCTGGCGGTTGCGGGGCGCGCGCTGCGAGGTGGACTCGCCAGCGCCGTCGGTCGCCTCGACCGCAGCCTCGGCGGCGTCGCCCACGGCATCGGTGGCGATCTCCTCCACCGCGGTCTCTGCGGCGGCAGCCGGCTTGCGGTTGCGCGTGCGCGGGGCGGTGGTGGCGTCGGGCGCCTGGAAGAGTACGGCGGCGGGTGCTGCGGCACGGCGCGAGCGCGCGGCCGGCTTCTCCGCAGGCTGCTCGGCAACTGCGCCGGCATCGGCCGGAAGATCGAGCGGGAGCGCCTCGGCGTCCACGGCGGGGGCTGCAGCGGTCTTCCTGGCTGCGGCGGTCTTCTTGGCGGCCGTCTTCTTGGCTGCGGTGGTCTTCTTGGCAGCTGTCTTCTTCGCTGCCGTCTTCTTGGCGGGGGCCGCCTCGGCAGCGTCGGCCGGAGCCGGCTCGACCGTGGCGTCGACCTGCGCGTCAGCCTCGGCCGGAGCGGCCGCCGCCTTCTTGGCAGCCGTCTTCTTCGCCGCAGTGGTCTTCTTGGCAGTGGTCTTCTTCGCAGCCGTCTTCTTGGCGACGGCCTTCTTGGCGGCCGTCTTCTTGACCGGTGCGGCGGGGGTCTCGACCTCGGCGGTCTGAGCCTCGTTGTTGTTCTCGGTGACCTCGGGGGTCGTGTCCGGAGTGGTCTCGTCGAGCATGTGCGCTCCTCGACCGGAGTCCTGGTGGAACCGGTCATTCTGTCCGGCGCTCGCCGCCCGGGGACCGGGCCACGGCGCGAAAGCCTGCGTGTGGCGGCGAGTCCCCCGCTCGGGGTGCGTCAGCTGTGCGCGTCTGGTCACCTGCCGCGGTCAGCGGGACGAGAGCACCGCTGTCACCAGTGCCCAGGGCCGCGTCGCGGTCTGGTGACGACCTTCACCTCTGTGCCGGCGGACCGGCGAGAACGTCGTCGGGTCTCTGTGACGCGGGGGTGACCGCGAACACGTCGACCAGTGGCGAGTATCGCACACCAGCGCGTCGGGCCCCAGTTGTCGGCTCAGGCCAGCGGGTCGCCGATGACGCCGTCACCGCTGAGCGGGCCCTGCGCGAGCCGGGTGAACAACGGGTCATCGACACCCGCAAGCTCCCCGACCGAGGCAAGTCCGGTCAGCACGTCGTCCGGCCGCACGCTGGGTACGCCGTGGCGCAGCACGACGTCGAGGCGTGCCCCGCGATCACCGGCGCCAGCCGCGAGGGCGACGACCGCGGCGCGGCAGTCGAACGTGCGCAGACCCTTCTTGGTCATCCGCTCCACCGGCACCTCCTCGGCAGCGAGGAAGCGCTCAACCGCGCGGACAGCGTCTGCCTCGGTCACCGCGAGGTCGATCAGCCAGCGGCTGGCCTCGAGCCGGTCGGTGAGCGACGCGCCCGCGGACTCGACCGCCTCCAGCACGTCCAGGCCGTCGGGCAGCACCGCGTCGAGCTGGGCCAGCACGGTTGCCGGGTCGACGATCTCGGCCAGCGCGATCTCGACGTACTCCGCCTCGCTGGCGGAACCGGTGGGCGCCGCACCCGCGTAGGAGATGCGGGGGTGCGGGTTGAATCCGGAGGAATAGGCCATCGGGATCCGGGCCCGGAAGACCGCGCGCTCGAAGGCGCGACTGAAGTCGCGGTGGCTGGTGAAACGCAGCCGCCCGCGCTTGGCGTACCGGATCCGGAGTCGCTGGACCGGAGGGGCCTGCTGTTCGGGCTGTTCGCGCACCCGCAGAGGATATCCGCCGGAGTGGGCCGACGACGCCACGCTGCCCGCACCCGGCCCGATACGCTGAGGTCCTTGTGGCACCCGTGGCGGTCGCCCGGCTCCCCGGAAGGTCCCGATGAAGCAGCAGCCGACGTGGCGTGGCCACCGGGCTCCCGTCGAGGGAGTGGACGGACCTGCCGCAACGCGCCCGAAGGCTCGCTCGCGCACCTGGTCGGTCGCACTGCTGGCGGTGGTGGCTCTCGTGGCCGTCATCGCAGGCGTGATCGCGGCCGTGCAGAACGCGTCACCGGACGCCTCGCCCCGGCTCCCCGCCGTGTCCGTCGGCACCTGCCTGATCAGCCCCGAGCTCGCTCGCGCCACCGACGGGGTGACCACGCTGGACGCCGTTCCGTGCTCGCGGGCCCACGATGGCGAGGTGTTCGCCATGCTCGAGCTGCGCGCCGGGGAGGACCTCGCCGCTGCCGGCCGCCGATGCGTCGGCGCCGCAACGGACCGACAGTTCCACTTCGAGGAGCTCCAGTCGCGCGGTCTCGAGGTCCGCCCGCTCGCCCTCGACGGAGACCCCACCACCGGCGACCCGGTCGCCTGCTTCGTACGACGCCAGGACGGTACGCCCCAACGCGGGGCGGCCTTCACCAATGCACAGGAGAGTGACCGATGACCCTGCCTCCCTACCCGGGCCAGCCCGACCAGCCGGAGCAGCCCGGCCAGCCTGTGCCTCCCCCGCCGCCGCCGGCCCCGCCTGCGCCGCCGAGCCCGCCCGGACCCCCGGCACCGCCGTCGTACCCGCAGACGCAGCCCTCCGGAACCACCCCGCCTCCTCCCCCCGGGCCCCCTGCACCGCCGGCCCCGCCGTCGTACCAGCAGTTCGGCGGCCCGAACGACGCCAACCAGTCCTGGAGCGGCCTCGCGATCGCCGCCTTCGTCTGCAGCCTGACCTGCTGTCTCGGCATCCCCGCCGTGATCCTGGGCATCATCGCGCTGGCCAAGACGGGTGCGGGCAAGGCCAAGGGACGCTGGATGGCCGTGACCGGCATCGTGCTCGGCATCATCGGCACGCTCGTGATGATCGGACTCGTCGCCGCGGTGTACTTCCTCGCGGAGAGCCAGGTCGCGCCAGCGGACGCGAGGCCCGGGCAGTGCGTGACCGTGGCGACGGAGGGCGACGAGGTGACGATCCTCGACCTCGGCTGCTCGACCCCGCACAACGGCCAGATCTTCGCCGCCATCACGGTCACGGAGGCAGACGTGGCGCGCCAGGTCGGCGGCCTCGACCTGTGCGCGAAAGCGGCACTCGAGCACTTCCCCCAGGCCAGTGAGGGCGATCTGACCGGCGACGCTCCGTCCTTCACGCTCAACGGCGAGAAGCTGATCGTCGGCGGCGCCTCTGACCGGACCGAGGTCGCCGCCGGCGACATCGTCGCCTGCTGGATCGAGGCCGACGACGGCGAGCTGAACTCAGACCCGGTCAACTAGGGAACGCCAGGGGCCTGGCAGGACTGACTCGGCCTCCCCGTGCAACGCGCTGTTCGCGACGCTTCTGCCGCCCTCGACGACGGCAGAAGATCGACGGACAGCGCGTTACACGTTTTCGGACACGTGGGCGGTCGGGGCGCGCCAGGCAGCATCGCGGCCGAAGGCGGCCAGCAGATCCGTGTGCGGATCTCCGGTCATCGGCGCCCGCGGACCGATGGCACCACCGGAGCGATACATCTCCTCGCGACCGGCGAACCACTCCGCCACCTGCTCGAGCAGGTCAGGCTGCATGGCCCGATCCTGTCCGGTCGCCGCGGCCAGGTCCCACCCGTGGATCAGGTGGTCGGTCGCGACCTGGAGGAGGTACTCGCCTGCCTCCTCGTCGCCGTACGAGAGATGGACGCGGAGCCCGTCGATGAGCGCGGCGTCGACCGCGATCACGGATGCCCGCGCCAGGTCCTCCCCGCGCCCGACCGGGTCATCGCCGAGCACGTCACCGTCGAAGCGGCTGCCGACCTCCGCGATCGTGCGTCCGGCGAGCAGCGGGCCCACCCAGCACTCCTCCCCCACGACGTGGTTGACGAGCGCCCGCACGTCCCATTCCGTGCACGGAGTGGGGTGACTCCACTGGTCGGCCTGTACGCCGGCGAGCGTGCGCTGCCAGACCGCCACGGTGCGCCGGAAGAGCGTTGCTACGTCCACCCGTCCATCGTGCGTCGGCGGAGAGCCCATCAGAAGGTGCAGTGCGCTACTCCGGGGTCCGGGACCGGATCAGCCCCAGTAGCGATACCGCCCGAACGGGTCATTGAGGCCGTCGCGGAGAAGACGCCCCAGGCAGCCATCAAAGGAGCGTGAGTCCCTGCTCGGCGCGTTCCAACCACCACGGCAGGGCGGCGCGTTCCCGCTCACGAATGTGTGGATCGGGGTGCTCGGAGATGTCGAGCGCCTTGTTCCAACCCAGCCAGACCAGCCCGGCGAGCAGGCCGAGGGCAACGGCATCCTCGTCGTGATCGTCACCTGCAGCGGAGCGGTAGAGCTCGAGGAACCCGTCGGGAGTGACGTCGAGCAGGTGACCGCACCCAGCGAGGAACCGGCCGATGTCGACCGCGCCGGGTGCTGCGAACGCCATTCCCCAGTCGATCAGCGTCAGC
This genomic interval from Nocardioides cavernaquae contains the following:
- the obgE gene encoding GTPase ObgE, with product MAVPTFVDKVTLHIAAGRGGHGVASVRREKFKPLGGPDGGNGGPGGSVILRVDPDVTTLIDYHHSPKRRATNGSGGSGDHKNGAHGSDLILPVPDGTVVTLRDGTFLADLTGAGTEMVIARGGHGGLGNAALASAKRKAPGFALLGEPGEEVEVSLELKVVADIGLVGFPSAGKSSLIASISRARPKIADYPFTTLVPNLGVVTAGDTTFTVADVPGLIEGAAEGRGLGHDFLRHIERCAALLHVIDTANIEPGRNPVDDLEIMESELARYGGLEDRPRLIALNKIDVPDGRDIAGFVVDELRERGLRVFEVSAASGEGMRELTFAMAEIVSKARAARPVTEAARVIIRPRSVDGQDDFTITETPDGWRVKGEKVERWIRQTEFSNEEAVGFLADRLSRLGVEKRLGDMGAVEGDAVIIGATDNAVVFDYKPGLDAGAGEMLGRRGQDQRLREDRPANQRRRDIHEAMDERAENETRADVARRLDREARPNVGPMSYEIGSADDPDWNESDPDAKS
- the rpmA gene encoding 50S ribosomal protein L27 → MAHKKGAASTKNGRDSNSQRLGVKRFGGQAVNAGEIIVRQRGTHFHPGSGVGRGGDDTLFALVAGAVQFGTKRGRRVVNILPGE
- the rplU gene encoding 50S ribosomal protein L21 encodes the protein MYAIVRAGAKQQKVAVGDVIEIDLITTAVGESVTLPVVLLVDGEAVSATGLDKASVTAEVLGGTKGPKIVIQKYKNKTGYKKRMGHRQKYTQVKVTAINA
- a CDS encoding Rne/Rng family ribonuclease, which translates into the protein MLDETTPDTTPEVTENNNEAQTAEVETPAAPVKKTAAKKAVAKKTAAKKTTAKKTTAAKKTAAKKAAAAPAEADAQVDATVEPAPADAAEAAPAKKTAAKKTAAKKTTAAKKTAAKKTAAARKTAAAPAVDAEALPLDLPADAGAVAEQPAEKPAARSRRAAAPAAVLFQAPDATTAPRTRNRKPAAAAETAVEEIATDAVGDAAEAAVEATDGAGESTSQRAPRNRQGGGQGGGQGNRGGQGNRGGQKRPADAEAKDADQAETDAADANEDGTENDENEDGTENGPGSAARRRRRRGGRRRRKPGESNDSGDAGESEGDDESAPAAAAASEEGDDNEQGEGGTTRRRRVRVRDGEGRAQNTDDPNTVTRVRPSRTGEDQITSISGSTRLEAKKQRRRDGREAGRRRAPIVSEAEFLARREAVDRVMAIRQRDDLTQIAVLEDKVLVEHYVARESQTSLIGNVYVGRVQNVLPSMEAAFIDIGKGRNAVLYAGEVNWSALGHRDGQPRKIESVLSSGQSVLVQVTKDPVGHKGARLTSQVSLAGRFLVYVPDGTTSGISRKLPDTERSRLKTLLKEIVPDTAGVIVRTAAEGASEDELTRDVEVLKARWEEIEKQSKIGNAPKLLYGEPDLTLKVVRDLFAEDFSKLVIQGTDAWNTVQQYVAHVAPDLEERLEQYDAADGDLFADYRVSEQIAKGLDRKVWLPSGGSLVIDRTEAMTVVDVNTGKFTGSGGNLEETVTKNNLEAAEEVVRQLRLRDIGGIIVVDFIDMVLESNRDLVLRRLVECLGRDRTRHQVAEVTSLGLVQMTRKRIGTGLLEAFSETCEHCSGSGHITHDMPIEPKRTDDGGGERRSGNRRNRGRGGNEGNQGDNQGEAQASTPTPKDIAQAHPAPAVSEYPDEVPAHVLKARAEAAEKVAEAEQKAAARDAAARDNQATAGAGSQADEATADEQSTAGAERPSRNRNRNRNAGQAGRVAEQSPETPAAEAPAETGTGAAQVEAPVADTPMEAPAAEAAVETPAVEAPAVEAPVVEAPVEVPAPVDTSPKVVTRTRRTASRPAGSTAGISLEPVAIVVAAPVVTADAVPVAAPEPPRVVTRTRRAATRPAGAGASQPAPMTLDEVLPSAEAAADAEVAEHGEHPVELHVPIKKKGARKR
- a CDS encoding TIGR03936 family radical SAM-associated protein, which encodes MREQPEQQAPPVQRLRIRYAKRGRLRFTSHRDFSRAFERAVFRARIPMAYSSGFNPHPRISYAGAAPTGSASEAEYVEIALAEIVDPATVLAQLDAVLPDGLDVLEAVESAGASLTDRLEASRWLIDLAVTEADAVRAVERFLAAEEVPVERMTKKGLRTFDCRAAVVALAAGAGDRGARLDVVLRHGVPSVRPDDVLTGLASVGELAGVDDPLFTRLAQGPLSGDGVIGDPLA
- a CDS encoding DUF4190 domain-containing protein, coding for MTLPPYPGQPDQPEQPGQPVPPPPPPAPPAPPSPPGPPAPPSYPQTQPSGTTPPPPPGPPAPPAPPSYQQFGGPNDANQSWSGLAIAAFVCSLTCCLGIPAVILGIIALAKTGAGKAKGRWMAVTGIVLGIIGTLVMIGLVAAVYFLAESQVAPADARPGQCVTVATEGDEVTILDLGCSTPHNGQIFAAITVTEADVARQVGGLDLCAKAALEHFPQASEGDLTGDAPSFTLNGEKLIVGGASDRTEVAAGDIVACWIEADDGELNSDPVN
- a CDS encoding TIGR03086 family metal-binding protein, with product MDVATLFRRTVAVWQRTLAGVQADQWSHPTPCTEWDVRALVNHVVGEECWVGPLLAGRTIAEVGSRFDGDVLGDDPVGRGEDLARASVIAVDAALIDGLRVHLSYGDEEAGEYLLQVATDHLIHGWDLAAATGQDRAMQPDLLEQVAEWFAGREEMYRSGGAIGPRAPMTGDPHTDLLAAFGRDAAWRAPTAHVSENV